In Meleagris gallopavo isolate NT-WF06-2002-E0010 breed Aviagen turkey brand Nicholas breeding stock chromosome 5, Turkey_5.1, whole genome shotgun sequence, a single window of DNA contains:
- the LOC100546403 gene encoding malignant fibrous histiocytoma-amplified sequence 1 homolog isoform X1: MVNEGLVSDQAGAWVIRSCPGVGWRKRGWGCQAEHREEGSQARGGNERERLSKRRIQPVPHYRAMAQPRACQEQDCLREVTLSTQRLRVLPPAVLSNPALESLDLDRNKLRSITGISKLGNLKKLIVSKNEIVDFPNEIQSLIYLEKLELNQNQIRVIPEGIFCHLPRLKHLRLNNNRLGALPRDLAACRGSLQYLNISNNLFRTFPHAVLQLANLQELHVQNNALRQLPRELFQGQSLKMFKANGNPLREPPSEVCAGGIQQILNYFNQLQDGSGQEDKRIKTMFLGASLAGKSTICRSLKQRQAKLVPKEERTVGIEISEFRIEDFTFLFWDFAGQLEYYMTHHVFITPQALVILVINLHMYQTNDDAFKDLVGFWINNLFMRVPNSVVLPVGTHVDCCQKQEVEEKRSNIMAKIAAMLAERKSNLTHFINNLEDSEEPEVYVDQWERLKEMESCTLTILDLVAVNCTDHRDIKKLEATILEHVKNEELFPEVVRVLPPVYREVEAAIVDITQSEEMADHGMMDLQYLLSELSQRDHLANLDRELLQDILRYLHRIGLLVWYEEIKHLESTVFLQPTFLITTFKLLVRDRLVQQLESISVDTLIAEHATIRDRSNWVWAFKSKAMLCHQAVRALVKYQLFSEGMQDIFEEIMGDKTHRGKGKLFSLLEHFELCLEVRQAKALNPQASEFVPGRTWETTQDQSESWYLFPTYLNQTEEVAEVWGGDHHEDLHIRTYFSPEIPEGFFHRFLVKSCSFYSTHWVAKATCLLVCNGKPLLIKENNQRAYSYLELRCRKPAGATAFQLAWDFLMAGVFIIQKLSEEWPGLHVCVKTPCRTAGCPAELIWPDMDGKTPMTKEDVKTCGTCGHRFGAELLLPKVPRQPETAPAQPPVHYYVTSYGTTTFGPSSIHVTRQNITSE; the protein is encoded by the exons ATGGTGAACGAGGGCTTGGTTTCTGACCAAGCTGGTGCTTGGGTTATTAGGAGCTGCCCTGGGGTTGGATGGAGAAAGAGAGGGTGGGGTTGCcaggcagagcacagggagGAGGGGAGCCAGGCAAGAGGAGGAAATGAAAGGGAGAGGCTGAGCAAACGGAGGATCCAGCCAGTGCCACACTACAGAGCCATGGCCCAGCCCAGAGCCT GTCAGGAGCAGGACTGTTTGCGGGAGGTGACGCTCTCCACCCAAAGGCTGCGGGTGCTGCCTCCAGCAGTCCTCAGTAACCCTGCTCTGGAAAGCCTTGACCTCGACAGGAACAAACTCAGGAGCATAACCGGCATTTCTAAACTTGGCAATCTGAAGAAGCTCATTGTATCCAAGAACGAGATTGTGGACTTTCCCAATGAAATCCAGAGCCTGATCTATTTAGAGAAGCTTGAACTGAATCAGAACCAAATCCGGGTCATCCCAGAGGGCATCTTCTGCCATCTCCCCAGGCTTAAACACTTGCGGCTGAACAACAACCGTCTTGGTGCTCTTCCCAGAGACCTGGCAGCTTGTCGAGGCAGCCTCCAGTACCTCAACATCTCCAACAACCTGTTCCGAACCTTCCCCCatgctgtcctgcagctggcAAACCTACAGGAGCTCCATGTGCAGAACAATGCCCTTCGCCAGCTCCCCAGGGAGCTCTTCCAGGGACAATCCCTGAAAATGTTCAAGGCCAACGGGAACCCGCTCAGGGAGCCACCCAGTGAGGTCTGCGCTGGTGGCATCCAGCAGATCCTGAATTATTTCAACCAGCTTCAAGACGGTTCAGGGCAGGAGGACAAGAGGATCAAGACCATGTTCCTGGGCGCCTCGCTGGCTGGGAAATCTACCATCTGCAGAAGCCTGAAGCAGAGGCAAGCCAAACTGGTACCCAAGGAAGAACGAACAGTTGGGATAGAAATCAGTGAGTTCCGGATTGAAGACTTCACCTTTCTCTTCTGGGACTTCGCTGGCCAGCTGGAGTATTACATGACGCACCACGTGTTCATCACGCCACAGGCACTCGTCATCCTTGTCATCAACCTCCACAT gTACCAAACTAATGATGATGCTTTCAAGGACCTTGTTGGCTTCTGGATCAACAACCTTTTCATGCGAGTCCCAAACTCTGTGGTGCTTCCTGTGGGAACCCATGTGGACTGCTGTCAGAAGCAAGAGGTGGAGGAGAAGAGGTCCAACATCATGGCCAAGATCGCAGCTATGCTGGCAGAGAGGAAGAGCAACCTCACTCACTTCATCAACAATCTGGAGGACAGTGAGGAGCCTGAGGTTTATGTGGACCAGtgggagaggctgaaggagatgGAGAGTTGCACGTTAACT atCTTAGACCTGGTTGCTGTCAACTGCACAGATCACCGTGATATCAAAAAGCTTGAAGCCACAATTCTGGAACATGTGAAGAATGAGGAGCTATTCCCTGAGGTTGTCCGTGTGCTGCCACCCGTCTACCGGGAGGTAGAAGCTGCCATTGTGGACATCACCCAGAGTGAGGAGATGGCAGACCATG GCATGATGGACCTCCAGTACCTGCTCAGCGAACTCTCCCAGCGAGATCACCTGGCCAACTTGGACAGAGAGCTTCTCCAGGATATCCTGCGCTACCTCCACCGCATTGGCCTTCTTGTGTGGTACGAAGAAATCAAGCACCTGGAAAGCACTGTCTTTCTGCAGCCCACCTTCCTAATAACTACgttcaag CTCCTTGTGAGGGACCGCCTGGTCCAGCAGCTGGAGAGCATCTCTGTGGACACGCTGATTGCGGAACATGCCACCATCAGGGACAGGTCCAACTGGGTGTGGGCCTTCAAGTCAAAGGCAATGCTGTGCCACCAGGCAGTGCGTGCTTTGGTGAAGTACCAGCTCTTTTCGGAAGGGATGCAGGACATCTTTGAGGAGATCATGGGGGACAAGACCCACAGGGGGAAAGGGAAGCTCTTCAGCCTCCTGGAGCACTTTGAGCTCTGCCTGGAGGTGAGGCAAGCCAAAGCACTCAATCCTCAGGCCAGTGAGTTTGTGCCCGGGAGGACATGGGAGACAACACAGGACCAAAGTGAGTCCTGGTACTTGTTCCCAACCTACCTAAACCAGACTGAAGAGGTTGCTGAGGTGTGGGGAGGAGATCACCATGAGGACCTCCACATCCGTACCTATTTCTCACCTGAGATACCTGAGGGATTCTTCCACAG GTTCCTTGTGAAATCTTGCTCCTTCTACTCCACACATTGGGTGGCCAAGGCAACCTGCCTGCTCGTATGCAACGGCAAACCTCTGCTGATTAAAGAGAACAACCAGCGGGCATACAGCTACCTGGAGCTGAGGTGCAGGAAGCCAGCAGGAGCAACAG CATTCCAGCTTGCTTGGGACTTCCTCATGGCGGGTGTGTTTATCATCCAGAAGCTCTCTGAAGAGTGGCCAGGGCTGCATGTGTGTGTGAAGACCCCTTGTCGCACGGCTGGCTGTCCCGCAGAGCTCATCTGGCCAGACATGGATGGCAAAACCCCCAT GACAAAGGAAGATGTTAAAACCTGTGGAACATGTGGGCATCGGTttggtgcagagctgctcttaCCCAAAG tgcccaggcagccagaaacagccccagcacagccccctgTCCACTACTACGTGACCAGCTATGGCACCACCACCTTTGGGCCCAGCAGCATCCATGTCACCCGGCAG aacatCACCAGTGAGTGA
- the LOC100546403 gene encoding malignant fibrous histiocytoma-amplified sequence 1 homolog isoform X2 has translation MPGQEQDCLREVTLSTQRLRVLPPAVLSNPALESLDLDRNKLRSITGISKLGNLKKLIVSKNEIVDFPNEIQSLIYLEKLELNQNQIRVIPEGIFCHLPRLKHLRLNNNRLGALPRDLAACRGSLQYLNISNNLFRTFPHAVLQLANLQELHVQNNALRQLPRELFQGQSLKMFKANGNPLREPPSEVCAGGIQQILNYFNQLQDGSGQEDKRIKTMFLGASLAGKSTICRSLKQRQAKLVPKEERTVGIEISEFRIEDFTFLFWDFAGQLEYYMTHHVFITPQALVILVINLHMYQTNDDAFKDLVGFWINNLFMRVPNSVVLPVGTHVDCCQKQEVEEKRSNIMAKIAAMLAERKSNLTHFINNLEDSEEPEVYVDQWERLKEMESCTLTILDLVAVNCTDHRDIKKLEATILEHVKNEELFPEVVRVLPPVYREVEAAIVDITQSEEMADHGMMDLQYLLSELSQRDHLANLDRELLQDILRYLHRIGLLVWYEEIKHLESTVFLQPTFLITTFKLLVRDRLVQQLESISVDTLIAEHATIRDRSNWVWAFKSKAMLCHQAVRALVKYQLFSEGMQDIFEEIMGDKTHRGKGKLFSLLEHFELCLEVRQAKALNPQASEFVPGRTWETTQDQSESWYLFPTYLNQTEEVAEVWGGDHHEDLHIRTYFSPEIPEGFFHRFLVKSCSFYSTHWVAKATCLLVCNGKPLLIKENNQRAYSYLELRCRKPAGATAFQLAWDFLMAGVFIIQKLSEEWPGLHVCVKTPCRTAGCPAELIWPDMDGKTPMTKEDVKTCGTCGHRFGAELLLPKVPRQPETAPAQPPVHYYVTSYGTTTFGPSSIHVTRQNITSE, from the exons ATGCCAGGTCAGGAGCAGGACTGTTTGCGGGAGGTGACGCTCTCCACCCAAAGGCTGCGGGTGCTGCCTCCAGCAGTCCTCAGTAACCCTGCTCTGGAAAGCCTTGACCTCGACAGGAACAAACTCAGGAGCATAACCGGCATTTCTAAACTTGGCAATCTGAAGAAGCTCATTGTATCCAAGAACGAGATTGTGGACTTTCCCAATGAAATCCAGAGCCTGATCTATTTAGAGAAGCTTGAACTGAATCAGAACCAAATCCGGGTCATCCCAGAGGGCATCTTCTGCCATCTCCCCAGGCTTAAACACTTGCGGCTGAACAACAACCGTCTTGGTGCTCTTCCCAGAGACCTGGCAGCTTGTCGAGGCAGCCTCCAGTACCTCAACATCTCCAACAACCTGTTCCGAACCTTCCCCCatgctgtcctgcagctggcAAACCTACAGGAGCTCCATGTGCAGAACAATGCCCTTCGCCAGCTCCCCAGGGAGCTCTTCCAGGGACAATCCCTGAAAATGTTCAAGGCCAACGGGAACCCGCTCAGGGAGCCACCCAGTGAGGTCTGCGCTGGTGGCATCCAGCAGATCCTGAATTATTTCAACCAGCTTCAAGACGGTTCAGGGCAGGAGGACAAGAGGATCAAGACCATGTTCCTGGGCGCCTCGCTGGCTGGGAAATCTACCATCTGCAGAAGCCTGAAGCAGAGGCAAGCCAAACTGGTACCCAAGGAAGAACGAACAGTTGGGATAGAAATCAGTGAGTTCCGGATTGAAGACTTCACCTTTCTCTTCTGGGACTTCGCTGGCCAGCTGGAGTATTACATGACGCACCACGTGTTCATCACGCCACAGGCACTCGTCATCCTTGTCATCAACCTCCACAT gTACCAAACTAATGATGATGCTTTCAAGGACCTTGTTGGCTTCTGGATCAACAACCTTTTCATGCGAGTCCCAAACTCTGTGGTGCTTCCTGTGGGAACCCATGTGGACTGCTGTCAGAAGCAAGAGGTGGAGGAGAAGAGGTCCAACATCATGGCCAAGATCGCAGCTATGCTGGCAGAGAGGAAGAGCAACCTCACTCACTTCATCAACAATCTGGAGGACAGTGAGGAGCCTGAGGTTTATGTGGACCAGtgggagaggctgaaggagatgGAGAGTTGCACGTTAACT atCTTAGACCTGGTTGCTGTCAACTGCACAGATCACCGTGATATCAAAAAGCTTGAAGCCACAATTCTGGAACATGTGAAGAATGAGGAGCTATTCCCTGAGGTTGTCCGTGTGCTGCCACCCGTCTACCGGGAGGTAGAAGCTGCCATTGTGGACATCACCCAGAGTGAGGAGATGGCAGACCATG GCATGATGGACCTCCAGTACCTGCTCAGCGAACTCTCCCAGCGAGATCACCTGGCCAACTTGGACAGAGAGCTTCTCCAGGATATCCTGCGCTACCTCCACCGCATTGGCCTTCTTGTGTGGTACGAAGAAATCAAGCACCTGGAAAGCACTGTCTTTCTGCAGCCCACCTTCCTAATAACTACgttcaag CTCCTTGTGAGGGACCGCCTGGTCCAGCAGCTGGAGAGCATCTCTGTGGACACGCTGATTGCGGAACATGCCACCATCAGGGACAGGTCCAACTGGGTGTGGGCCTTCAAGTCAAAGGCAATGCTGTGCCACCAGGCAGTGCGTGCTTTGGTGAAGTACCAGCTCTTTTCGGAAGGGATGCAGGACATCTTTGAGGAGATCATGGGGGACAAGACCCACAGGGGGAAAGGGAAGCTCTTCAGCCTCCTGGAGCACTTTGAGCTCTGCCTGGAGGTGAGGCAAGCCAAAGCACTCAATCCTCAGGCCAGTGAGTTTGTGCCCGGGAGGACATGGGAGACAACACAGGACCAAAGTGAGTCCTGGTACTTGTTCCCAACCTACCTAAACCAGACTGAAGAGGTTGCTGAGGTGTGGGGAGGAGATCACCATGAGGACCTCCACATCCGTACCTATTTCTCACCTGAGATACCTGAGGGATTCTTCCACAG GTTCCTTGTGAAATCTTGCTCCTTCTACTCCACACATTGGGTGGCCAAGGCAACCTGCCTGCTCGTATGCAACGGCAAACCTCTGCTGATTAAAGAGAACAACCAGCGGGCATACAGCTACCTGGAGCTGAGGTGCAGGAAGCCAGCAGGAGCAACAG CATTCCAGCTTGCTTGGGACTTCCTCATGGCGGGTGTGTTTATCATCCAGAAGCTCTCTGAAGAGTGGCCAGGGCTGCATGTGTGTGTGAAGACCCCTTGTCGCACGGCTGGCTGTCCCGCAGAGCTCATCTGGCCAGACATGGATGGCAAAACCCCCAT GACAAAGGAAGATGTTAAAACCTGTGGAACATGTGGGCATCGGTttggtgcagagctgctcttaCCCAAAG tgcccaggcagccagaaacagccccagcacagccccctgTCCACTACTACGTGACCAGCTATGGCACCACCACCTTTGGGCCCAGCAGCATCCATGTCACCCGGCAG aacatCACCAGTGAGTGA